A single genomic interval of Mucilaginibacter robiniae harbors:
- a CDS encoding helix-turn-helix domain-containing protein, which translates to MGLIASLPSIDEWPQSAYVLHEKLERYIPVHQHKKGQLSYVEGGIAYVHIENKTFVIPARHYFWIPQGLEHILKVSHSATVLRSIFFYAFDDDKNPFYNQVGIYPINDLLLQMIKYTDKWEGPIGPKDSRYQFLTTIKNILPEISTRVLPIALPTTDNERMRVIMSYIDIHISDPHTIQSIGDRFGLSRRSLSRLFQATLGISFLQYLKLLRMVKAFEMILQTNMSMSEIAYAIGYQSLSSFSNTFYQFTNLRPSTVNNVQ; encoded by the coding sequence ATGGGGTTAATAGCATCACTGCCTAGTATTGACGAGTGGCCGCAATCTGCTTATGTATTACACGAAAAGCTGGAAAGATACATCCCTGTTCATCAGCATAAAAAAGGACAGTTATCATACGTAGAAGGAGGAATTGCCTACGTACACATTGAAAACAAAACTTTTGTTATACCCGCCCGCCATTACTTTTGGATACCGCAAGGTTTAGAACATATTTTAAAGGTTAGTCATTCTGCCACAGTTTTGCGGTCTATTTTCTTTTATGCTTTTGATGATGATAAAAACCCATTTTACAACCAGGTAGGCATCTATCCTATTAATGATTTGTTGTTACAGATGATTAAATACACCGATAAGTGGGAAGGCCCCATAGGGCCGAAAGATAGCCGCTATCAATTTTTAACCACGATTAAAAATATATTACCTGAAATCAGCACCCGTGTACTTCCAATTGCCCTGCCCACTACTGATAATGAACGGATGCGCGTAATTATGAGTTATATTGATATTCATATCTCCGACCCTCATACCATCCAAAGTATTGGCGATCGCTTTGGCCTAAGCAGGCGTTCACTTTCCCGTTTGTTTCAAGCTACGTTAGGCATATCGTTCTTGCAATATTTGAAGCTATTGAGAATGGTTAAAGCTTTTGAAATGATATTACAAACTAATATGTCTATGAGTGAAATAGCCTATGCCATTGGTTACCAAAGCTTGTCTTCATTCAGTAACACTTTTTATCAGTTCACCAACCTGCGGCCATCAACCGTTAATAATGTTCAATAA